Proteins encoded in a region of the Dreissena polymorpha isolate Duluth1 chromosome 6, UMN_Dpol_1.0, whole genome shotgun sequence genome:
- the LOC127833394 gene encoding zinc finger protein 60-like yields MALRYQITTKATRERMSESELMNAADGSLLDISLEEELSTSERFSCGICEASYARKANLKRHLKAHEDGCIKCSVCTQFFKTEEDKRKQIEVKHSPIMCESCGKICS; encoded by the exons ATGGCTCTTCGATACCAGAtcacaacaaaagccacgcgcgagag GATGAGCGAATCGGAGTTAATGAATGCCGCCGACGGCTCGTTGTTAGACATTAGTTTAGAAGAGGAGTTGTCTACTAGCGAGCGGTTCTCGTGTGGAATTTGTGAGGCCAGTTATGCTAGGAAAGCCAACTTGAAGCGCCATTTAAAGGCACACGAGGATGGATGCATAAAGTGCTCAGTGTGCACTCAGTTCTTTAAGACTGAGGAAGATAAACGAAAACAAATCGAGGTGAAACATAGCCCTATCATGTGCGAAAGCTGTGGAAAGATTtgttcatga